From one Actinomyces sp. Marseille-P3109 genomic stretch:
- a CDS encoding dTDP-4-dehydrorhamnose 3,5-epimerase family protein, translated as MGQIELGKPLAVETTPIPGFLHIDLTVHGDNRGWFKENWQREKMLALGLPDFGPVQNNISFNNEVGVTRGIHAEPWDKFISVATGRVFGAWVDLREGPSFGTVYTCEIDPSVTVFVPRGVGNAYQTLEPSTAYTYLVNDHWSADAQYTFLNLADETANVPWPIPLTEAILSDKDKAHPRLADVTPFPAPEGNS; from the coding sequence ATGGGGCAGATCGAGCTGGGCAAGCCGCTCGCCGTCGAGACGACGCCGATTCCGGGGTTCTTGCACATTGACCTGACCGTTCACGGGGACAACCGCGGCTGGTTCAAGGAGAACTGGCAGAGGGAGAAGATGCTGGCCCTGGGGCTGCCCGACTTCGGGCCGGTGCAGAACAACATCTCCTTCAACAACGAGGTCGGGGTGACCCGAGGCATCCACGCCGAGCCCTGGGACAAGTTCATCTCGGTGGCCACAGGCCGCGTCTTCGGCGCCTGGGTGGACCTGCGCGAGGGACCGTCCTTCGGGACCGTCTACACCTGCGAGATCGACCCGTCGGTCACCGTGTTCGTGCCCCGGGGCGTGGGCAACGCCTACCAGACGCTGGAGCCGAGCACCGCCTACACCTACCTGGTCAACGACCACTGGTCGGCCGACGCCCAGTACACCTTCCTCAACCTGGCCGACGAGACGGCGAACGTCCCCTGGCCGATCCCGCTGACCGAGGCGATCCTGTCCGACAAGGACAAGGCCCATCCGCGCCTGGCCGACGTCACCCCCTTCCCGGCACCCGAGGGGAACAGCTAG
- the rfbA gene encoding glucose-1-phosphate thymidylyltransferase RfbA — protein sequence MRGIILAGGSGTRLNPITLGTSKQLVPVYDKPMIYYPLSTLMLAGIQDVLIITTPHDAPAFHRLLGDGSQLGVNLSYTVQQEPNGLAQAFVLGADFIGSESAALVLGDNIFYGPGMGTQLRRHTNPDGGVVYAYQVADPTAYGVVEFDEDFKAISIEEKPAHPRSTYAVPGLYFYDNDVVEIAGNLEPSARGEYEITDVNRTYLEAGRLTVEVLPRGTAWLDTGTFDSLADATSFIRTVQHRQGLNIGAPEEVAWRMGFIDDEGLRRRAEPLVKSGYGTYLLGLLEHQRA from the coding sequence ATGCGAGGAATCATTCTGGCCGGAGGCTCCGGCACGCGACTCAACCCGATCACCCTGGGGACCTCCAAGCAGCTGGTGCCCGTCTACGACAAGCCGATGATCTACTACCCGCTGAGCACCCTCATGCTCGCCGGGATCCAGGACGTCCTCATCATCACCACCCCCCACGACGCCCCCGCCTTCCACCGCCTCCTGGGTGACGGCTCCCAGCTCGGCGTCAACCTGTCCTACACCGTCCAGCAGGAGCCCAACGGCCTGGCCCAGGCCTTCGTCCTTGGGGCCGACTTCATCGGCTCCGAGAGCGCCGCCCTGGTCCTGGGCGACAACATCTTCTACGGCCCGGGCATGGGCACCCAGCTGCGCCGTCACACCAACCCCGACGGCGGTGTCGTCTACGCCTACCAGGTCGCCGACCCCACGGCCTACGGCGTCGTCGAGTTCGACGAGGACTTCAAGGCCATCTCCATCGAGGAGAAGCCCGCCCATCCCCGCTCCACCTACGCCGTGCCCGGCCTGTACTTCTACGACAACGACGTCGTCGAGATCGCGGGGAACCTTGAACCCTCCGCCCGAGGCGAGTACGAGATCACCGACGTCAACCGCACCTACCTGGAGGCGGGGCGGCTCACCGTCGAGGTCCTCCCCCGTGGTACCGCCTGGCTCGACACCGGAACCTTCGACTCGCTGGCCGACGCCACCAGCTTCATCCGCACCGTCCAGCACCGCCAGGGCCTCAACATCGGCGCCCCCGAGGAGGTCGCCTGGCGCATGGGCTTCATCGACGACGAGGGTCTGCGCCGCCGCGCCGAGCCCCTGGTCAAGTCCGGTTACGGCACCTACCTCCTGGGCCTGCTGGAGCACCAGCGGGCCTGA
- a CDS encoding phosphotransferase: MAEAQAQPLSQSQFDVLYTLLRAGDALTQRQIQTSTGMSLGRVNAAVRECEAAGYIQERHLTEAGRTALEPYRVDNAVIMAAGLSQRFAPISYERPKGMLRVRDEVLVERQIRQLHEAGITDVTVVVGYKKEYFFYLAEQFDVRIVVNDDYVSRNNNGSLWLVRDILANTFICSSDDYFTDNPFESHVYKAYYSAQYVEGPTEEWCITTGPGDRITDIEVGGSDAWIMLGHVYFDRAFSSTFRRILEEVYHLPETAPKLWEAIYIEHVKELDMVMRRYPEGMINEFDSVDEIRSFDPKFIENVDSEVFDHISEALGCRKTEISGFYPLKQGLTNLSCHFTVDGEEYVYRHPGVGTEEIVDRHAEAAGLRLARELGLDTTFVADDDARGWKISRFVPEARNLDIANADELRQAMRMARSLHTSGRTLQRDFDYIQEALRYEQLIERHHPIDVPDYVELRSKVMRLKVAADADGFERVPSHNDFFPPNFLVAGDGHIDLIDWEYAGMSDIASDFGTLVVCTQMRVGRADEAIAYYFDRTPTAQERRHFWSYVVFAGWCWYVWALAKEAEGDDAGQEVFTYYRHVTDYVDALLSWYEDGEDAVPAIFAGDAH; the protein is encoded by the coding sequence ATGGCAGAAGCCCAGGCACAGCCCCTGTCGCAGTCGCAGTTCGATGTGCTCTACACCCTCCTGCGGGCGGGCGATGCGCTCACCCAGCGCCAGATCCAGACGTCCACCGGCATGTCCCTAGGACGGGTCAACGCCGCCGTGCGCGAGTGCGAGGCGGCCGGCTACATCCAGGAGCGCCACCTGACCGAGGCGGGCCGGACCGCCCTGGAGCCCTACCGGGTGGACAACGCCGTCATCATGGCGGCGGGCCTGTCCCAGCGCTTCGCCCCGATCTCCTACGAGCGCCCCAAGGGCATGCTCCGCGTACGCGACGAGGTCCTGGTCGAGCGGCAGATCCGCCAGCTGCACGAGGCCGGCATCACGGACGTGACGGTCGTCGTCGGCTACAAGAAGGAGTACTTCTTCTACCTGGCAGAGCAGTTCGACGTGAGGATCGTCGTCAACGACGACTACGTCTCGCGCAACAACAACGGTTCCCTGTGGCTGGTGCGCGACATCCTGGCGAACACCTTCATCTGCTCCTCCGACGACTACTTCACGGACAACCCCTTCGAGTCGCACGTCTACAAGGCCTACTACTCGGCCCAGTACGTCGAGGGCCCCACCGAGGAGTGGTGCATCACCACCGGCCCGGGCGATCGGATCACGGACATCGAGGTCGGGGGCTCCGACGCCTGGATCATGCTGGGCCACGTCTACTTCGACCGAGCCTTCTCCTCCACCTTCCGGCGCATCCTGGAGGAGGTCTACCACCTGCCCGAGACGGCGCCCAAGCTGTGGGAGGCGATCTACATCGAGCACGTCAAGGAGCTCGACATGGTCATGCGCCGCTACCCCGAGGGCATGATCAACGAGTTCGACTCGGTCGACGAGATCCGCTCCTTCGACCCGAAGTTCATCGAGAACGTAGACTCCGAGGTCTTCGACCACATCTCCGAGGCCCTGGGCTGCCGCAAGACGGAGATCTCCGGCTTCTACCCCCTCAAGCAGGGGCTGACGAACCTGTCGTGCCACTTCACCGTGGACGGCGAGGAGTACGTCTACCGCCACCCCGGCGTCGGCACCGAGGAGATCGTCGACCGCCACGCCGAGGCGGCAGGCCTGCGCCTGGCTCGTGAGCTTGGCCTGGATACGACCTTCGTGGCCGACGACGACGCCCGGGGGTGGAAGATCTCCCGATTCGTCCCCGAGGCCCGCAACCTGGACATCGCCAACGCCGACGAGCTCAGGCAGGCCATGCGCATGGCCCGCAGCCTGCACACCTCCGGCAGGACGCTTCAGCGGGACTTCGACTACATCCAGGAGGCGCTGCGCTACGAGCAGCTGATCGAGCGTCACCATCCCATCGACGTCCCCGACTACGTCGAGCTGCGCAGCAAGGTGATGCGCCTCAAGGTCGCCGCCGACGCGGACGGCTTCGAGAGGGTGCCCAGCCACAACGACTTCTTCCCGCCGAACTTCCTGGTGGCCGGCGACGGCCACATCGATCTCATCGACTGGGAGTACGCCGGCATGTCCGACATCGCCAGCGACTTCGGGACCCTGGTGGTGTGCACGCAGATGCGCGTCGGGCGCGCCGACGAGGCGATCGCCTACTACTTCGACCGCACCCCCACTGCTCAGGAGCGCCGCCACTTCTGGTCCTACGTGGTCTTCGCCGGCTGGTGCTGGTACGTGTGGGCCCTGGCCAAGGAGGCCGAGGGCGACGACGCCGGCCAGGAGGTCTTCACCTACTACCGCCACGTCACCGACTACGTCGACGCCCTGCTGTCCTGGTACGAGGACGGTGAGGACGCGGTGCCGGCGATCTTCGCCGGTGATGCTCACTGA
- a CDS encoding LicD family protein, translating to MTATEDSTQLRKIQLAATAALKEFDRICTLLGTRYVIYGGTAIGAARHQGFIPWDDDVDVCMPREDYERFLAEAPAVIAPAFEVISSGSHPDYPRTFGVLGLVGSTFVPGVARNRSFRMPLGIDLFPLDPIPDDPKAFRRQARATWVWGRLLFLLGTPTPDIPLRAPLKQVASSIMHVVHWSLRAARVRPSTLQRRWERAARRHEASASGRLGDFSTQDPGRWSASLEELFPARRVPFEDITVMTAHDDDAILRRGYGDYMQLPPEEERVNHQASTVVLGPHAPVS from the coding sequence ATGACCGCCACGGAGGATTCGACGCAGCTCAGGAAGATCCAGCTCGCCGCCACCGCCGCCCTCAAGGAGTTCGACCGGATCTGCACGCTTCTGGGAACCCGGTACGTGATCTACGGGGGGACCGCGATCGGGGCCGCTCGTCATCAGGGCTTCATCCCGTGGGACGACGACGTCGACGTGTGCATGCCCCGTGAGGACTACGAGCGCTTTCTCGCCGAGGCGCCGGCCGTGATCGCCCCGGCCTTCGAGGTGATCTCCTCCGGCTCTCACCCCGACTACCCGAGGACCTTCGGTGTTCTCGGTCTCGTCGGCTCGACCTTCGTCCCAGGCGTGGCCCGCAACCGGTCGTTCAGGATGCCGTTGGGCATCGACCTGTTCCCCCTGGACCCCATCCCCGACGACCCGAAGGCCTTCAGGCGCCAGGCTCGTGCCACCTGGGTCTGGGGCCGCCTGCTCTTTCTGCTCGGGACGCCTACACCCGATATTCCGTTGCGCGCCCCCCTCAAGCAGGTCGCCAGCAGCATCATGCACGTCGTCCACTGGAGCCTGCGCGCAGCACGGGTGAGGCCCTCGACCCTGCAGCGCCGCTGGGAGCGCGCCGCGCGCAGGCACGAGGCAAGCGCCTCCGGCCGGCTGGGCGACTTCTCAACGCAGGACCCGGGGCGCTGGTCGGCGTCACTGGAGGAGCTCTTCCCCGCCAGGCGCGTCCCCTTCGAGGACATCACGGTCATGACGGCGCACGATGACGACGCGATCCTCAGACGCGGATACGGCGACTACATGCAGCTGCCCCCCGAGGAGGAACGCGTCAACCACCAGGCCTCCACCGTTGTCCTGGGCCCCCATGCCCCCGTCTCCTAG
- a CDS encoding lipopolysaccharide biosynthesis protein: MNISSKKPREEAAPPPLPLRTNLIWSSTGSLTRTMCNWLMTIAAVRLSTGFDTAGILSLAMSISNLVFPIAEYRLRTVQVTDVRGEHTSQEYLGMRLIASAAALGAGAVYTIATTNAGAFLVIMTYTFSQLVVTYLEGFHATEQRRMRMDYIGISYLLQGIGGLVAFCLGIVLFNSLLAATLLLTAVNIGIGAFYDIPRARRFGPIRPEIRWRDATPTFVRLFPVAMVNTALSVVTLVPRQHLSDVMGADALGIYASVAVPAVIIQATATYLYTPVLGRLIELMMTDKPRAAALLARICMFFIAVGAASCLAFWVAGDWLLGLVFGSDILPYAYLVQPALLLSLITAFVWFTNDILLGLRDYVGCLLGGVAAAGITVAITSPLTRQFDLNAPTVVGIIASVIALLVMGLFFVRDYRRLTPMTPVSQK; the protein is encoded by the coding sequence GTGAACATCTCATCGAAGAAACCCCGTGAGGAAGCAGCACCGCCTCCTCTGCCGCTGCGCACGAATCTCATCTGGAGCTCGACCGGTTCACTGACCAGGACCATGTGCAACTGGCTGATGACCATCGCGGCCGTCCGCCTCTCCACCGGATTCGACACCGCCGGCATCCTCTCGCTGGCCATGTCGATCTCCAACCTCGTGTTCCCCATCGCGGAGTACCGGTTGAGGACGGTTCAGGTCACAGACGTGCGCGGGGAGCACACGAGCCAGGAGTACCTGGGGATGAGGCTCATCGCCTCCGCGGCGGCGCTCGGAGCAGGCGCTGTCTACACGATCGCCACCACGAACGCCGGCGCCTTCCTCGTCATCATGACTTACACCTTCTCCCAGCTGGTCGTCACGTATCTCGAGGGATTCCACGCCACCGAGCAGCGCAGGATGCGGATGGACTACATCGGCATCTCCTACCTGCTCCAGGGCATTGGCGGCCTCGTCGCCTTCTGCCTCGGAATCGTCCTGTTCAACTCATTGCTTGCGGCAACACTGCTGCTCACCGCCGTCAACATCGGAATCGGGGCGTTCTACGACATCCCCCGAGCACGCCGCTTCGGCCCGATCCGCCCCGAGATCCGCTGGCGCGACGCCACACCGACCTTTGTCCGACTGTTCCCCGTGGCCATGGTCAATACCGCGCTCAGCGTCGTCACCCTCGTACCTCGCCAGCACCTGTCCGATGTCATGGGGGCGGACGCGCTGGGGATATACGCGTCGGTCGCGGTGCCCGCGGTCATCATTCAGGCGACAGCCACGTACCTCTACACTCCTGTGCTGGGCCGGCTGATCGAGCTCATGATGACGGATAAGCCCAGGGCCGCCGCCCTCCTGGCACGCATCTGCATGTTCTTCATCGCCGTCGGGGCGGCTTCATGCCTCGCCTTCTGGGTAGCCGGCGACTGGCTTCTGGGACTCGTCTTCGGAAGCGACATCCTCCCCTACGCCTACCTCGTGCAACCGGCGCTTCTTCTGTCCCTGATCACGGCATTCGTCTGGTTCACCAACGACATCCTGCTGGGTCTGCGCGACTACGTCGGCTGCCTGCTGGGCGGCGTGGCCGCGGCCGGCATCACCGTGGCGATCACGAGCCCTCTGACCCGCCAGTTCGACCTGAATGCGCCGACGGTCGTGGGGATCATCGCCAGCGTCATCGCGCTCTTGGTGATGGGGTTGTTCTTCGTCCGGGACTACCGCAGACTCACCCCCATGACACCCGTCTCCCAGAAATGA
- a CDS encoding glycosyltransferase family 4 protein has translation MSDAALPDRRVPSSGTPRLRIALVTNTYPPRMGGLELHIANLAHNLSDLGHRIWVLTIASEPSKRMDGDIRVRTERSYLPIADVISFPAIGTTSAIARFLREHSIDVVSTHTRFFPMSFVGLRAAHAARVPVIHTEHGSGFVATPSAPIAVGSRVVDLSMGRYVLRHADRVLAVSPQAAAFAQRLGARHADVFYNAITPSQHTGPIEDRPAHLVFVGRMVAGKGWETFLDAVAALRSRGIAATGEMIGDGAQLGAAHERCEALGLSEVVDVRGRVPQGEVRSALRGSTLVNPTTLSEGFQTTLLEAISEQGRVVTFDVPGAQLLRDQGAPITVCPSKTTDSLVAGLTEALSTPLPQASTDLIQEWTWPVRARQYESIALEVISRYAQQ, from the coding sequence ATGTCTGATGCCGCCCTTCCCGACCGACGTGTCCCGAGCTCAGGAACTCCTCGCCTGAGGATCGCACTGGTGACCAACACCTATCCTCCTAGAATGGGGGGATTGGAGCTCCACATCGCCAATCTGGCTCACAACCTGTCCGATCTTGGTCACCGGATCTGGGTGCTGACGATCGCCTCGGAGCCCAGCAAGAGGATGGACGGCGACATCCGGGTTCGCACGGAGCGCTCGTATCTGCCCATTGCCGACGTCATCTCGTTCCCCGCGATCGGGACGACGTCCGCCATCGCACGTTTCCTGCGAGAGCACAGTATTGACGTCGTCTCAACCCATACGCGCTTCTTCCCTATGAGCTTCGTGGGGCTGCGCGCCGCTCATGCCGCCCGGGTCCCAGTCATCCACACGGAGCACGGAAGCGGCTTCGTGGCAACACCCTCCGCGCCTATCGCTGTGGGCTCGCGCGTTGTCGACCTGTCGATGGGCCGCTACGTCCTGCGCCACGCCGATCGGGTGCTGGCCGTCTCCCCCCAGGCGGCGGCCTTCGCCCAGCGTCTCGGCGCTCGTCACGCGGACGTCTTCTACAACGCGATCACACCTTCCCAGCACACCGGCCCCATCGAGGACAGGCCCGCCCACCTCGTGTTCGTCGGCCGCATGGTGGCCGGCAAGGGCTGGGAGACCTTCCTGGACGCCGTGGCGGCGCTGCGAAGCAGGGGGATAGCGGCGACAGGGGAGATGATCGGCGACGGCGCCCAGCTCGGAGCCGCTCACGAGCGCTGCGAGGCCCTGGGACTGTCCGAGGTGGTCGATGTACGCGGCAGAGTCCCTCAGGGGGAGGTCAGGAGCGCGTTGCGGGGATCGACCCTCGTCAACCCGACCACCCTGTCCGAGGGCTTCCAGACGACGCTGCTGGAGGCCATCTCCGAGCAGGGGCGGGTCGTCACCTTCGATGTGCCCGGAGCTCAGCTGCTGCGCGACCAGGGAGCACCCATCACGGTGTGCCCGTCGAAAACGACCGACTCATTGGTGGCCGGCCTCACCGAGGCCCTGAGCACTCCGCTTCCGCAGGCGTCAACCGACCTGATTCAGGAGTGGACATGGCCGGTGCGCGCGCGCCAGTACGAGTCCATCGCCCTCGAGGTGATCAGCCGGTACGCACAGCAGTGA
- a CDS encoding DUF2304 domain-containing protein, giving the protein MSSTYLLGVAFGVVVLVSVFLKMRNAGMKEAYATWWIVIAVGSVLFSVIPGALEAVSRALGVVVPLNLGFFVAGIILLLLSLRFSVDLSQSFEDRRRLTEEIAILRAEVDALRNRLDSQGDDTGGADS; this is encoded by the coding sequence ATGAGCTCGACCTATCTGCTCGGCGTCGCCTTCGGCGTGGTGGTCCTGGTGTCCGTCTTTCTCAAGATGCGCAACGCAGGAATGAAAGAGGCGTACGCCACGTGGTGGATCGTCATTGCGGTGGGAAGCGTTCTGTTCTCGGTCATTCCCGGTGCTCTCGAAGCCGTGTCCCGTGCTCTGGGGGTGGTCGTCCCTCTCAACCTGGGCTTCTTCGTGGCAGGCATCATTCTCCTGCTGCTGTCCCTGCGCTTCAGCGTTGATCTGTCCCAGTCCTTCGAGGACCGCCGCCGGCTCACCGAGGAGATCGCAATTCTGCGCGCCGAGGTCGATGCGCTGCGCAACCGACTGGATTCGCAGGGCGACGACACGGGCGGGGCCGATTCCTGA
- a CDS encoding glycosyltransferase family 2 protein produces MLVIIPAWNEEAVIGPVLAEITSAVRGLADVLVVSDGSTDATASIAREAGVVVLDLPLNLGVGGAMRAGYLYAARNGYEYAVQTDADGQHDPAEIPAMLECMRETGADVVIGARFAGKGDYAVRGPRQWAMNVLSLVLSRVCGTRLTDTTSGFKLTNRRAIHLFSQEYPAEYLGDTIEALVIAVRHGLAVRQLPVQMRQRAGGTPSHGFLKSARLLARAFLALGIALTRPRSSVRNREGGGE; encoded by the coding sequence ATGCTGGTCATCATCCCTGCGTGGAATGAGGAGGCCGTCATCGGCCCCGTGCTCGCGGAGATCACCTCCGCCGTGCGAGGGCTGGCGGATGTCCTCGTGGTCTCAGACGGTTCGACCGACGCCACGGCGTCCATCGCTCGAGAGGCCGGAGTCGTGGTGCTCGACCTGCCCCTCAACCTCGGCGTCGGCGGAGCGATGAGGGCCGGGTACCTGTACGCGGCTCGGAACGGCTATGAGTACGCGGTTCAGACCGATGCCGATGGGCAGCACGATCCGGCGGAGATTCCCGCGATGCTCGAGTGCATGCGGGAGACGGGGGCGGACGTCGTCATCGGTGCGCGTTTCGCCGGGAAGGGCGACTACGCGGTCCGGGGACCGCGTCAGTGGGCCATGAACGTGCTCTCACTGGTCCTGTCCCGCGTGTGCGGCACCCGGCTCACGGACACGACGTCCGGGTTCAAGCTGACGAATCGGCGAGCCATTCACCTGTTCTCTCAGGAGTATCCGGCGGAGTACCTCGGGGACACCATCGAGGCTCTCGTCATCGCTGTCCGTCACGGTCTGGCTGTGCGTCAGCTCCCCGTGCAGATGCGACAACGAGCCGGGGGAACACCCTCGCACGGCTTCCTCAAGTCCGCCCGTCTTCTCGCTCGGGCCTTCCTGGCGCTCGGGATCGCTCTGACCCGCCCTCGATCCTCGGTTCGCAATCGTGAAGGGGGAGGGGAATGA
- a CDS encoding DUF2142 domain-containing protein, with translation MLLTGLGWAVGSPAGSSPDDDYHLGSIWCPRPVEGSCETSVVNDKPVVRVPVAVSEGLIRCYITQADKSAACTLGHDDTTMAWTPRYDDGGYPIGYYHFHHLLVGKDVQTSILVMRGVNVLIAVVLLGVVGFFAPQRLRRPFIGAVAASWIPMGIYFIASNNPSSWAISGMLAYSSAIYMATRQEGRPRVVLMICALAGAGLCLASRYDASFYLFIIGLVMLFAVRWSRQRWPELCLIIVAALVGVVSMMMSSHVSDVSDGSRGPAGQQSFLERLIVGIESAPKYLGGFWGHAWNPGWYDVPLSVHSPFVLTIMAAGAFVAMSLRRGGWRKWTVLTLFVGAMVGLPAVFHANGSFEVIDTYQARYILPLLAPTFFFMLAMDQDEDGWFTLPQAVWVIICGAVCQTISLHTLLLRYVHGINGPWELNLNKRIEWWWNVPVSPMLVWFVTTCSATVAFGIMVSMLTRTSERQAS, from the coding sequence ATGCTGCTGACCGGGTTGGGCTGGGCTGTCGGCTCGCCGGCCGGCTCCTCACCCGACGACGACTATCACCTGGGCAGTATCTGGTGTCCTCGTCCGGTGGAGGGCTCATGCGAGACGAGTGTCGTCAATGACAAGCCGGTCGTCCGTGTTCCGGTAGCGGTGTCCGAGGGGCTGATCAGGTGCTATATTACCCAGGCGGATAAGTCTGCGGCATGTACACTCGGGCATGATGACACCACGATGGCGTGGACCCCTCGTTATGACGACGGCGGATACCCGATCGGGTACTACCATTTCCACCACCTTCTCGTCGGCAAGGACGTGCAGACATCGATTCTGGTGATGCGAGGGGTCAATGTGCTCATCGCTGTTGTGCTCCTCGGGGTGGTTGGCTTCTTCGCCCCTCAGAGGCTGAGGCGGCCGTTCATCGGTGCGGTCGCGGCCTCGTGGATTCCTATGGGGATCTACTTCATCGCGTCAAATAATCCCAGCTCGTGGGCGATCTCCGGAATGCTGGCGTACTCCTCGGCAATATATATGGCCACCCGGCAGGAGGGGCGGCCCCGCGTCGTTCTTATGATCTGCGCGCTTGCTGGGGCCGGTTTGTGCCTGGCATCGAGGTATGACGCGTCCTTCTACCTGTTCATCATCGGTCTGGTCATGCTCTTCGCGGTGCGTTGGAGCCGGCAACGATGGCCGGAGCTGTGCCTCATCATCGTGGCGGCCCTTGTCGGAGTTGTCTCCATGATGATGTCAAGTCATGTGAGCGATGTTTCAGACGGCTCACGGGGACCCGCCGGTCAGCAGTCCTTCCTGGAGAGGCTGATCGTCGGGATCGAGAGCGCGCCGAAGTACCTCGGTGGATTCTGGGGTCATGCCTGGAATCCGGGATGGTATGACGTCCCACTATCGGTTCACAGTCCCTTTGTGCTCACCATTATGGCGGCGGGGGCTTTTGTGGCCATGTCCTTGCGTCGCGGTGGGTGGCGCAAGTGGACGGTCCTCACGCTCTTCGTGGGGGCGATGGTGGGGCTCCCTGCGGTGTTCCACGCCAATGGTTCCTTTGAGGTCATTGACACCTACCAGGCTCGGTACATCCTCCCGCTGCTGGCACCCACCTTCTTCTTCATGCTCGCCATGGATCAGGATGAAGACGGGTGGTTCACGCTCCCGCAGGCCGTGTGGGTCATCATCTGCGGGGCGGTGTGCCAGACGATCAGCCTTCATACGCTGCTGCTGCGGTATGTTCACGGCATCAACGGGCCGTGGGAGCTCAACCTCAACAAAAGGATCGAGTGGTGGTGGAATGTTCCGGTGTCGCCGATGCTGGTGTGGTTCGTCACCACCTGCTCCGCGACTGTTGCCTTCGGGATCATGGTCTCGATGCTGACTCGTACGTCTGAGCGGCAGGCTTCATGA
- a CDS encoding SDR family oxidoreductase has protein sequence MPLGRKSRSVDESRSFEGGRTRASRREGQQRVLVTGANGQLGRALMALLPQAGFEPIGVDLPDVDISDTAAMSSWDWSCCDVIINAAAWTNVDGAETPEGRRLSWRANTVGPVNLARAATRHGLTLVHLSTEYTFDGATPVHTEEETPSPLGVYGQSKAAGDAAVSVCPRHYLVRTSWVVGDGKNFVKTMLSLVERGITPSVVADQTGRLTFATDLAAGIIHLLVSGAEFGTYNLSGEGPVVSWADVAKRVYERAGHSPDEVTPVSTEEYYAGQEGIAPRPLSSVLDLTKIKAAGFTPADSTERLDAYLRELM, from the coding sequence ATGCCGTTGGGAAGGAAGAGCCGGTCAGTGGACGAGAGCAGGTCGTTTGAGGGCGGGAGAACACGTGCGTCTCGCAGAGAGGGACAACAACGCGTTCTCGTCACCGGCGCCAACGGGCAGCTGGGGCGGGCGCTCATGGCCCTGCTTCCGCAGGCGGGGTTCGAACCCATCGGCGTTGACCTGCCGGACGTGGACATCTCGGACACGGCTGCCATGTCCTCCTGGGACTGGTCGTGCTGCGACGTCATCATCAATGCCGCGGCCTGGACCAACGTGGACGGCGCCGAGACCCCGGAGGGACGTCGCCTCTCCTGGCGGGCCAACACGGTTGGCCCGGTCAACCTGGCCCGCGCCGCCACTCGGCACGGCCTGACCCTGGTGCATCTGTCCACCGAGTACACCTTCGACGGCGCCACACCTGTTCACACCGAGGAGGAGACCCCCTCACCGCTGGGCGTCTACGGCCAGTCCAAGGCCGCCGGGGACGCCGCTGTCAGTGTCTGTCCCCGCCACTACCTGGTGCGAACCTCCTGGGTGGTGGGTGACGGTAAGAACTTCGTCAAGACAATGCTCTCCCTGGTCGAGCGTGGCATCACCCCGAGCGTCGTGGCCGACCAGACCGGCCGTCTCACCTTCGCCACCGACCTGGCCGCGGGCATCATCCACCTGCTCGTCTCGGGAGCCGAGTTCGGCACCTACAACCTCTCCGGCGAGGGGCCGGTCGTCTCCTGGGCCGACGTCGCCAAGCGCGTCTACGAGCGCGCCGGCCACAGCCCCGATGAGGTCACGCCCGTCTCCACCGAGGAGTACTACGCTGGTCAGGAAGGGATCGCTCCGCGTCCCCTGAGCTCGGTCCTGGACCTCACCAAGATCAAGGCCGCCGGCTTCACCCCGGCTGATTCCACGGAGCGCCTGGACGCTTATCTTCGGGAACTCATGTAA